In Rosa chinensis cultivar Old Blush chromosome 1, RchiOBHm-V2, whole genome shotgun sequence, a genomic segment contains:
- the LOC121050932 gene encoding dixin-like: protein MQYHSPEEMEIGNLTQSVPRSLGLLKYVAQRKELERIEAKRNELTKLYHQTEAKLLAKILDLKISEGKLLAKTEDLKKSEANLLAKTEELKKSVAENLAKNEELMISEAQKEELSNLLRQSESRNKQLEKVLEQIIGDEVEDLKRAHAHCEQVKKFELEQTRAVRKDLEEKLTQSEAQVEDLKEALGKSEAEKIEMKERVILEQKKADELVAWLAEARKKWESEKERLRCINTELAKQLEDAKMKSIDDEFEVVDDEFDVKVI from the exons ATGCAGTATCATAGCCCAGAAGAAATGGAAATTG GAAATTTAACACAAAGTGTGCCAAGAAGTCTAGGCTTGTTAAAATATGTAGCTCAAAGGAAAGAGCTTGAGAGGATAGAAGCCAAGAGGAATGAACTTACGAAATTGTACCATCAGACTGAAGCAAAGCTTTTGGCTAAAATCTTAGACCTCAAGATCAGTGAAGGAAAGCTCTTGGCTAAAACTGAAGACCTCAAGAAGAGTGAAGCAAATCTCTTGGCTAAAACCGAAGAGCTCAAGAAGAGTGTAGCAGAGAACTTGGCTAAAAACGAAGAGCTCATGATCAGTGAAGCTCAGAAGGAGGAGCTTTCAAATTTGCTTCGGCAAAGTGAAAGTCGAAACAAACAACTTGAGAAAGTTCTTGAGCAGATCATTGGGGATGAAGTGGAAGATCTGAAGAGAGCACATGCACACTGTGAACAAGTCAAAAAGTTTGAGCTTGAGCAGACTAGAGCTGTAAGGAAAGATCTTGAGGAAAAGCTTACACAAAGTGAAGCTCAAGTGGAAGATCTTAAGGAGGCACTTGGCAAGAGTGAAGCCGAGAAAATAGAGATG AAGGAGAGGGTTATTTTAGAGCAAAAGAAAGCTGATGAATTAGTGGCATGGTTAGCAGAAGCGCGCAAG AAATGGGAGAGTGAAAAAGAAAGACTTCGCTGTATAAACACCGAACTAGCGAAGCAGCTTGAAGATGCCAAGATGAAAAGCATTGATGATGAGTTCGAAGTTGTTGATGATGAGTTTGATGTTAAAGTGATTTAA